Within the Gigantopelta aegis isolate Gae_Host chromosome 8, Gae_host_genome, whole genome shotgun sequence genome, the region tttttaaggtgattttgagcaattgatcgggcgccaaaataaaatgcgttagactacttataaaaaaataaacataagaattttgaactgcttccaaaacgtttaaagtctaactagcccaaaaaagaggttggtactcacggaggtaaagGTTGTTATCTAGGGGGTTCCGATGTAGTCTTGGATGTCAAGGTGCGGGAGGAGCTGCCGGTAATCGGAGTAGCGACTGCTAGCGACCTGGTGATTGGACGGTAGTGTGGACCCGCGACGGTTTTCAGGACACGATGtaatgtcgggttgtccatctcctgTAGTAGCAGACCTTGATTGATTTCCCATTCCGGCGGATGGTTACGCACACTGCGTTCTGTCCCTCCCGCATCTTGAGCCGGTGCACCGCGAATTCCCCCTCGTTAAGTCCGTCGGGTAGTGGTTGATAAGCCTGCTCCTTAGGTCGGCTAATCAAATGGCGTACATCGGAGAGGTTCGTCTTCACCAGCTGCTGGTAACGCTGTTGGAGacggccggcctgcagtgacccACCATCCCTCTGGTTCTGTCCTCGGCTGCGGCGGTTTGGAGGGGCGAGTTGGCTTGGGTGGTGTTGAGCTCGGGGGAGTGTTCGCCTTCCTCCTCTTCACAACTGGCTCcttccgggcctgcgcctcaacgggtgtcgTCGGTGGAGTCGGCGATACGTCCGGAGGCGCTTGAGTAGGGCTAGGTGTCGGAGGCCGATTGGACGGGGTGACACAGATGGCTGCGTCAGGCTCGTCCAATTCGTCGTCTTCCAGTGGGACGGTAGCCGAGACAGCCGGGGCCGGAACCTCTTCCATCTGGGTCGTCTTctggtgagcggtgttcggCGGTCTaacagaaggagtcgccgccggcggtttagccaccggttttgacccccccccccccctgcgccgccgctggcacacgtctcctcttcctccaccttcctttcttctcaaTCCGGTCTCCGAAAGTGTTGGtaaaagacaccttgctgctaatggaaaaaccaTTAACGTGTGTGAGGCGAGTGGGTTTCCTCCACACACTGACAGATTAGAAAGCACAATTACCACAGTTTGGCGCGTCATGGGTGATGATTAAAACAAGGCAGGGCGACCCGACTATCTACGTTAGTTTATATTACCGTCCTACGTTGGCGTATGTTCACGTCCTACGTTGTTAAGTTGGCATTTGaagttttaatgtaaacatgttttattcaaGACGTGTCTGCGGTCACAATATATcaatactgagagagagagagagagagagagagagagagagagagagagagagagagagaggagagagagagagagagagagagagggaggggggagagagagggggagacagagacagagagagacagcgagacagagagagagagagaggggtgggggaCGAGGACTATAGCGTACACTGAACCTAgttggggcggaacgtagctcagtggtaaaccgctcgcttgatgtgcggttggtctgggatcgatccccgtcggtgggcccactgagctatttctcgttccagccagtgcaccacgactggtatatcaaaggccgtggtatgtatccctgtctgtgggatggtgcatataaaagatcccttgctgctaatcgaagagtagcccatgaagtggcgacagcgggtttcctctcaataacgatatgtctgacgtcatataaccgtaaataaaatgtgttgagtgtgtcgttatataaaatatttctttctttctgaaccTAGTTAGTAACCAGTGTAAAATGGTTTCGGGTATTAAAGactattttgttaatatatcgTTAAATTACGCATTACTTAGACCTTGTTTAAAtcataaagagagagagagagagagagagagagagagagagagagagagagagagagagagagagagagagagagagagagagagagagagaaactagcgagagagagagagagagagagagagagagagagagagagagagagagagagacagacatagcgagacagagagagagacatagtgagacagagagagagagagagaggcagacagacagaaagacatacaccagaaagacatacacatacgcat harbors:
- the LOC121378704 gene encoding extensin-like, encoding MEEVPAPAVSATVPLEDDELDEPDAAICVTPSNRPPTPSPTQAPPDVSPTPPTTPVEAQARKEPVVKRRKANTPPSSTPPKPTRPSKPPQPRTEPEGWWVTAGRPSPTALPAAGEDEPLRFSELAAEREDQQKKESAYKRCDYFTFRRADWRTGR